One window of Flavobacterium dauae genomic DNA carries:
- a CDS encoding T9SS type A sorting domain-containing protein: protein MKKHVLFLLFGVSAFSGYSQKVVWEKTIGGVHADYLFDMVPTLDYGFLLAGSSLSDKSGVKSQKGQGNLDYFLWKMDKSGEEEWQLSFGGEGQDILKSIYPTADMGYILGGYSNSGKSETKTSENKGKNDIWIVKINARGDQEWQQSYGGDGDDRLVQIKQVKGGGYVIAGTTNSSSNEEKKDEKFGGLDYWIIKTDKQGKVEWEQSFGGIYNDEPRTIVETENGFIIGGVSNSPASGSKLKDSYGGYDLWILELDNKGNQLNEYVLGSENDDQLNEILINEDKSGYTITGNTYSENGTGNLTVKAEKGSDFFVISTDNRFIPTSQYAFDLKGSEFITSTAVTANKNLLLSGYRANEKTGKKSYVTIEVNNDGEITWKKELSTSGDDLLRKTVITRDGGYVFAGNSTGKSAQYKTSVQGRDDYWVVKLGPKSETKEPEFKIEAFPNPTEGYTQIVINHEYKEGVVNVFDLNGRLLHSEQLKYDMVAVDLSRYAMGTYVINIKTDVVNTSVKVIKK, encoded by the coding sequence ATGAAAAAGCACGTACTTTTTCTGCTTTTCGGCGTATCTGCATTTAGCGGTTACAGCCAGAAAGTGGTATGGGAAAAAACCATCGGCGGAGTACATGCCGACTACCTTTTCGACATGGTACCCACATTAGACTACGGCTTTCTGCTTGCCGGAAGCTCCCTTTCGGACAAGTCAGGAGTAAAATCACAAAAAGGACAGGGAAATCTTGACTATTTCCTTTGGAAAATGGATAAAAGCGGCGAGGAAGAATGGCAGCTGAGCTTTGGTGGCGAAGGTCAGGACATCTTAAAAAGCATTTATCCAACTGCCGATATGGGATACATTTTGGGCGGCTATTCCAACTCCGGTAAAAGCGAAACAAAAACATCAGAGAACAAAGGTAAGAACGACATCTGGATTGTTAAGATAAACGCCCGTGGGGATCAGGAGTGGCAGCAAAGCTACGGTGGCGATGGTGATGACCGTCTGGTACAGATCAAACAGGTAAAAGGTGGCGGCTATGTGATTGCAGGTACGACCAATTCTTCATCAAACGAAGAGAAGAAAGACGAAAAATTCGGCGGGCTGGATTACTGGATCATCAAAACCGACAAACAAGGTAAAGTAGAATGGGAACAGTCGTTCGGCGGTATCTATAACGACGAACCCAGAACCATAGTTGAAACCGAAAATGGATTCATCATTGGTGGTGTATCCAACTCGCCTGCGTCGGGCAGTAAACTAAAAGACAGCTACGGCGGTTACGATCTTTGGATTTTAGAGCTGGACAATAAAGGTAACCAATTAAACGAATATGTTTTAGGCAGCGAAAACGACGACCAGCTAAATGAAATCCTGATAAACGAAGACAAAAGCGGTTATACCATTACCGGTAATACCTATTCTGAAAACGGTACGGGAAACTTAACGGTTAAGGCAGAAAAAGGCAGCGACTTTTTTGTTATCAGTACCGACAACCGCTTTATTCCTACTTCACAGTATGCTTTTGATTTAAAAGGCAGTGAATTTATAACATCAACTGCTGTAACGGCAAACAAAAACCTGTTGCTTTCGGGCTACAGAGCCAATGAAAAAACAGGTAAGAAAAGCTATGTGACTATTGAGGTCAACAACGACGGTGAAATAACGTGGAAAAAGGAACTATCTACCAGCGGTGACGATTTGCTGAGAAAAACAGTGATTACCCGTGACGGCGGATACGTATTTGCAGGAAATTCCACAGGCAAAAGTGCCCAATACAAAACATCGGTACAAGGCAGAGACGATTACTGGGTGGTAAAGCTGGGGCCTAAGTCCGAAACCAAGGAACCTGAATTCAAGATAGAAGCCTTCCCGAACCCTACCGAAGGATATACACAGATCGTGATCAACCACGAGTATAAAGAAGGTGTTGTCAACGTATTTGATTTAAACGGACGACTGCTGCACAGCGAACAACTTAAATACGATATGGTGGCTGTAGATTTAAGTAGATACGCCATGGGAACTTATGTCATTAATATCAAAACCGATGTGGTAAACACATCTGTAAAAGTCATTAAAAAATAG
- a CDS encoding nitrogen regulatory IIA protein has translation MKNLRTKTERYFDRLDDLWRALPLRKQYRYTLFLFTAYLLLTAGVICSVWYHTSQSGNKTAVHSLDRTVVRDSLSTVFKNRIYEEE, from the coding sequence ATGAAAAATTTAAGAACAAAAACAGAACGGTATTTTGACCGGCTGGATGATCTTTGGCGGGCACTGCCTTTAAGGAAACAGTACCGCTATACACTGTTCCTGTTTACGGCCTACCTGCTGCTTACCGCAGGGGTCATTTGCAGCGTATGGTACCACACCTCACAGTCCGGTAATAAAACAGCTGTCCATTCTTTGGACAGGACAGTCGTACGGGACAGCTTATCAACAGTATTTAAAAACAGGATTTATGAAGAAGAATGA
- a CDS encoding IS1 family transposase has translation MNANQTLCYKVSDKMLCCFCKSANTVKNGTTKNKKQQYLCKQCGKRFIEHYTYRAYRPYINKQIVTLTKEGLGIRSIARVLAVSATTILKRIIAIARTVAKPAISKRKTYEVDEINTFIKRKSKKIWIAYALERASKTVVNFRIGARTNKTLNYVLKTLKHSNAKQIYTDGLKNYKYLIDQKIHRVTRYDTNHIERNNLTLRTHLKRLNRKTICFSRSLVILAAVLKIYFWG, from the coding sequence ATGAATGCCAACCAAACCTTGTGTTACAAAGTTAGTGACAAGATGTTGTGTTGCTTTTGCAAAAGTGCCAATACCGTTAAAAACGGTACAACCAAAAACAAAAAACAGCAGTATTTGTGTAAACAATGTGGTAAAAGATTCATAGAACATTATACCTACCGGGCATACCGCCCGTATATCAATAAACAAATTGTAACGCTTACCAAAGAAGGACTTGGCATACGCAGTATTGCAAGGGTACTGGCGGTTTCTGCCACAACAATACTTAAACGTATTATTGCTATTGCACGTACCGTTGCAAAACCGGCTATAAGTAAAAGAAAAACATACGAAGTTGACGAAATAAATACCTTTATAAAAAGAAAAAGCAAAAAAATATGGATTGCATATGCGTTGGAACGCGCAAGTAAAACCGTGGTAAATTTCCGCATAGGAGCTCGAACCAACAAAACATTGAACTATGTGCTAAAAACCTTAAAACATAGCAATGCAAAACAGATTTATACCGACGGATTAAAAAATTACAAGTACCTGATAGATCAGAAAATTCATCGTGTTACACGTTACGACACAAACCATATAGAAAGAAACAACCTAACCCTGCGTACGCATTTAAAACGACTAAACCGCAAAACAATTTGTTTTTCACGAAGTCTGGTTATTTTGGCTGCTGTGCTTAAAATTTATTTTTGGGGTTGA
- a CDS encoding DUF3872 domain-containing protein, producing MKTILKKYRLRFHAVILIVLMVVASVVSFSCNKEELEIQQNYPFEVQVLPVPKEIASGQTVEIRITIKASGNFNAAAYFIRYFQFDGKGTLQYYDEPPYLPNDRYQLPATQFRLYYTSQSTVSQSFDLWISDNFGNERQVSFEFNSKD from the coding sequence ATGAAAACTATATTAAAAAAATACAGATTACGTTTTCACGCGGTCATTTTGATCGTTCTGATGGTGGTGGCATCGGTTGTTTCATTCTCCTGCAATAAGGAAGAACTGGAGATTCAGCAAAATTATCCCTTTGAAGTACAGGTGTTGCCTGTTCCAAAGGAAATTGCCAGCGGACAAACCGTTGAGATAAGGATTACAATCAAAGCTTCGGGAAATTTCAACGCCGCCGCTTACTTTATCCGTTATTTCCAGTTTGATGGCAAAGGCACCTTGCAGTATTACGACGAACCTCCGTACCTGCCCAATGACCGCTATCAATTACCGGCTACACAATTCCGGTTGTATTACACTTCGCAGTCCACTGTTTCACAATCCTTTGACCTGTGGATCAGCGATAATTTCGGGAACGAACGGCAGGTGAGCTTTGAGTTTAACAGTAAGGATTAA
- the traN gene encoding conjugative transposon protein TraN: MKAIVKSLLTMVCLTAFSIHTYAQQATSVTNKLSMGKVEPYQMQVTYNKTSHLIFPAAIRYVDLGSEYLIAGKAEDAENVLRIKAAVKDFEEETNFSVITGDGRFYNFNVFYSPDPSTLNYDLLTMQKASNRENGNDVLFEELGNNSPSLAGLILETIYKKNKRIVKHIGSKSYGIQFLLKGIYVHNGKFYFHTELKNQSNVPFTIDFVNFKIVDKKVAKRTVMQEKSITPLRIYKPLDEIAGTATDQNVFLLDQFTITDDKVLMIEIFEKNGGRQQVLEVEHSDLVHAKPITDMHLKIN; this comes from the coding sequence ATGAAAGCAATAGTAAAAAGCCTTTTAACAATGGTCTGTCTGACCGCCTTTTCGATCCATACTTATGCACAACAGGCAACATCCGTCACTAATAAATTAAGTATGGGAAAGGTAGAACCTTACCAAATGCAGGTAACCTATAACAAAACATCACACCTGATATTTCCCGCAGCCATCCGCTATGTGGACCTGGGCAGCGAATACCTGATTGCCGGTAAAGCCGAAGACGCCGAAAACGTACTGCGCATCAAAGCTGCCGTTAAGGATTTTGAAGAAGAAACCAATTTTTCGGTGATCACCGGTGACGGGCGTTTCTATAACTTCAATGTTTTTTACAGTCCTGATCCTTCAACATTGAATTATGATCTGCTGACTATGCAAAAAGCTTCAAACAGGGAAAACGGGAACGATGTACTGTTTGAAGAACTGGGTAACAATTCCCCTTCTTTAGCGGGACTGATACTGGAAACGATTTACAAGAAAAACAAACGCATCGTAAAACATATCGGTTCGAAAAGTTACGGTATCCAATTTCTGTTGAAAGGTATCTACGTCCATAATGGAAAATTCTATTTCCATACGGAATTGAAGAACCAAAGCAATGTGCCGTTTACCATTGACTTTGTGAATTTTAAAATAGTGGATAAAAAAGTTGCCAAACGTACCGTCATGCAGGAAAAGTCAATTACACCACTACGTATTTATAAACCGCTTGACGAAATCGCCGGAACTGCCACTGACCAGAACGTGTTCCTGTTGGATCAGTTTACGATAACCGATGACAAGGTTCTGATGATCGAAATTTTTGAGAAGAACGGTGGCAGGCAGCAGGTATTAGAGGTGGAACATTCCGACCTGGTGCACGCCAAGCCTATAACCGACATGCACCTGAAGATTAACTAA
- the traM gene encoding conjugative transposon protein TraM — translation MKKNENKKAAVRVTEGSTQTHEDAAPNQTADKMEKLKKPVIFGLMAIVCAGCMYLIFQPSSDKKEQENTGLNDAVPQATGTGMPDDKGKAYEQELLQRKEQEKQQALATLSDYWNTEADQSVDEFEQEPQNSGFGSGGGTGSSPMYSYRNAQNTLSSFYDDGNSEETAELRRQIEELKEQLETQDVPPPVTVDDQLALMEKSYEMAAKYLPSGNQGQKVTPDSTESTNDKTQNGHFAAFTPAIKNTVSALYREPTDSAFLANWTEERNRGFYTAGTNEQVVQPKNSIKAVVQQTQLVTGESGVQIRLSEPARTPIGTIPTGTILVANAKFQSGRLQLKISSVEFEGNIIPVEITVYDLDGQQGLYVPYSPEMNALSEVAANMSQTGGTSLMMTRSAGQQIAGDLSRGVVQGISGYFSKKVQTPKVTVKAGHQLFLVSKK, via the coding sequence ATGAAGAAGAATGAAAATAAAAAGGCGGCTGTCCGCGTCACCGAAGGCAGTACGCAGACACATGAAGACGCCGCTCCGAACCAAACGGCGGACAAAATGGAAAAGCTGAAAAAGCCCGTCATCTTCGGATTGATGGCGATTGTATGTGCCGGCTGCATGTACTTGATATTCCAGCCGTCGTCCGATAAAAAGGAACAGGAAAATACAGGACTCAACGATGCCGTACCACAGGCCACGGGTACCGGAATGCCGGATGACAAAGGAAAGGCATACGAGCAGGAGCTGTTGCAGCGAAAGGAGCAGGAAAAACAACAGGCACTGGCTACACTTTCGGATTACTGGAATACGGAAGCAGACCAATCCGTTGACGAATTTGAACAGGAACCACAAAACAGCGGTTTTGGTAGTGGTGGTGGTACAGGCAGCTCCCCGATGTACAGTTACCGAAATGCACAAAATACGTTAAGCTCTTTTTATGATGATGGCAATAGCGAAGAAACAGCAGAGCTGCGCAGGCAAATAGAAGAATTGAAAGAGCAGCTGGAAACGCAGGACGTACCACCACCTGTAACGGTCGACGACCAGCTTGCATTGATGGAAAAGTCGTACGAAATGGCTGCAAAATATTTGCCGTCAGGCAATCAGGGACAGAAGGTTACACCTGATTCTACGGAATCAACAAACGACAAAACGCAGAACGGGCATTTCGCAGCCTTCACGCCTGCAATAAAAAATACTGTGTCTGCCCTGTACCGCGAACCCACCGACAGTGCCTTTCTGGCAAACTGGACAGAGGAGAGAAACCGTGGCTTTTATACCGCAGGAACAAATGAACAGGTGGTGCAGCCTAAAAACAGCATCAAAGCAGTGGTACAGCAAACACAGTTGGTAACGGGCGAAAGCGGTGTGCAGATCCGTTTATCGGAACCGGCACGGACACCGATTGGTACGATTCCCACAGGAACGATACTCGTTGCCAATGCCAAGTTTCAAAGCGGACGTCTGCAATTAAAAATATCGTCCGTTGAATTTGAAGGGAACATTATTCCGGTCGAAATCACCGTGTATGATCTGGACGGACAGCAGGGGCTGTACGTGCCCTATTCACCCGAAATGAATGCGTTGTCCGAGGTTGCCGCGAATATGAGCCAGACGGGAGGCACCAGTCTAATGATGACCCGTTCGGCAGGCCAACAGATTGCCGGAGATTTAAGCCGTGGCGTGGTACAGGGAATTTCGGGTTATTTCTCCAAGAAAGTCCAAACCCCTAAAGTAACCGTCAAAGCCGGTCACCAGTTATTCCTTGTATCAAAAAAATAA
- a CDS encoding DUF6443 domain-containing protein yields the protein MKTRNLFTVLLLCAGVLGFAQSPSQNYTVETIYKEGRNPSGSYTPNAGDFVTVTYYDGLGRPIQQLQKNASPVDNKNIVTHIEYDKNIGQTRQYLPFTTTGGNADYVSGAKQATLDYYTTYNEYTENPYSETRYEAAPNGRVTEEGAPGYDWSISVFEGYGIPRDERNTIRYDYSLNTATEVKKFDVTSNWNATRELYTNTIAQNGNYPANSLKKTITKNENWKAADGKNNTIEEFTGADGKAVLKRTYNAGVAHDTYYVYDFYGNLAYVIPPLANGSVTTTNLNNLCYQYLYDDKNRLVEKKLPQKGWEFIVYDKADRIVMTGPANNPFSTSATPGWIVTKYDNMGRTLYTGYYSGHTVTSANRKAIKTSIYAQADNNEAKTTANTTINGVTTRYTNTKFPTAINLLTVNYYDNYEFPNAPSSFPAVQGVTPVQVVKGLATGSWTRVITTATERKADVSYTLYNSKYQPLRTYTTNYLGGYIQTDNVLTFRGIPTKTITTQKKDAAATVLTVTNNYTYDNRERLKTHTQQINGGTAKLIAENTYDDLGVLIAKKVGNTIAVPLQKVDYKYNLRGWLTDINSAQFDMENDLFGFTINYNQRGGNLNNKVLYNGNINSVSSRTKTDNVLRGYSYYYDDLNRLVQAKNLHYENGGWNIGINEDDSYGEALSYDKNGNILTVSRSGELVSGQPVEIDDLTYTYTANQLQTVTDATNNTAGFKDGNKTGADYTYDTFGNLKTDKNKGITNIVYNHLNLPVEITFATGKINYTYDAVGTKVKKVVTPTGGASQTTDYLFGFEYENGVLSTFPHAEGYVKNNAGQYIYHYIYKDHLGNNRLVYADLDGNGTINPATEIVEESNYYPFGLKHEGYNELQGNGYKYKLLNREYEDSFAFNVTETDYRQYDATLGRFNVMDVLSEMAPDFTPYRYGFNNPVFFSDASGLFESYGAAQSWIDTWGLSNASISYNQYKNVYEIENDGVSFYQRGEDIISSMYSMESGITIDINKGDASGSSRSSGNGDRGNWYNLFYNEGVYNFLYNNPAVTGYDSGDYGAYIPDASSFSIGGSVSGFIFSANFSVGIAVTNTDAALVLAGDFGFGLNPEMPGAALGVGFGAHDLYEDATDVLKELGGEDIGWYANAAFWGVSHSQTATNNWIPNNEGGVQSTIITIGPGLGAGTTRSHAASFKFSNGINNIKNLYNSWNF from the coding sequence ATGAAAACACGCAATTTATTTACGGTACTTCTGTTGTGTGCAGGTGTTCTGGGCTTTGCACAGAGCCCCTCGCAAAACTATACCGTTGAAACCATTTATAAGGAAGGACGGAATCCTTCGGGAAGCTATACGCCCAATGCGGGCGATTTTGTAACCGTAACCTATTACGACGGACTGGGACGTCCCATACAGCAGTTGCAGAAAAACGCCTCGCCGGTAGATAACAAGAACATCGTTACCCATATTGAGTACGATAAAAACATCGGGCAGACCAGGCAATACCTGCCGTTCACCACCACAGGCGGCAATGCGGACTATGTATCCGGTGCAAAACAGGCAACACTGGACTATTATACCACGTATAACGAATATACGGAAAACCCTTACAGTGAAACCCGTTATGAAGCAGCACCCAACGGGCGGGTAACCGAAGAAGGTGCACCCGGTTATGACTGGAGCATCAGCGTATTTGAAGGCTACGGCATACCGAGGGACGAACGCAACACCATACGGTATGATTATAGCCTTAATACCGCAACGGAAGTTAAAAAATTTGATGTAACTAGTAATTGGAACGCTACACGCGAACTCTATACCAACACCATTGCACAAAACGGAAATTACCCGGCAAACAGTTTAAAGAAAACCATTACCAAAAACGAAAACTGGAAAGCGGCGGACGGTAAAAACAACACCATAGAAGAATTTACGGGAGCGGACGGTAAAGCGGTTTTAAAACGCACGTATAACGCCGGTGTGGCACACGATACCTACTACGTATACGATTTTTACGGCAACCTTGCCTATGTGATACCGCCACTGGCAAATGGTTCGGTAACAACCACCAACTTAAACAATCTGTGCTACCAGTACCTGTACGACGACAAGAACCGTTTGGTGGAAAAGAAGCTGCCGCAAAAGGGTTGGGAATTCATTGTTTACGACAAAGCAGACCGCATCGTGATGACAGGTCCGGCTAACAACCCCTTCAGTACTTCAGCAACACCCGGCTGGATCGTTACCAAATACGACAATATGGGGCGTACGCTGTACACCGGTTATTACAGCGGACATACCGTTACAAGTGCCAACCGCAAGGCAATAAAAACAAGTATTTATGCACAGGCAGACAACAACGAGGCAAAAACCACGGCAAACACGACCATAAACGGCGTTACTACGCGATATACCAACACCAAATTCCCAACGGCGATCAATCTGCTTACGGTGAATTATTACGACAACTATGAATTTCCCAATGCACCGTCATCGTTTCCTGCGGTGCAGGGCGTTACGCCTGTACAGGTAGTAAAAGGCCTGGCAACAGGCAGCTGGACACGTGTAATAACAACCGCTACCGAACGTAAAGCCGATGTTTCTTATACCTTGTATAACAGCAAATACCAGCCCTTGCGTACTTATACCACGAACTATCTGGGAGGTTACATACAGACCGACAATGTACTGACTTTCCGTGGAATACCGACCAAAACCATCACCACGCAAAAGAAAGACGCGGCGGCAACGGTATTGACCGTAACCAACAACTATACCTATGACAACAGGGAACGTCTAAAAACCCATACCCAGCAGATCAATGGCGGTACGGCGAAGCTGATTGCTGAAAACACTTATGACGACTTAGGTGTGCTTATTGCCAAAAAAGTAGGCAACACCATTGCCGTACCGTTACAGAAGGTGGATTACAAATACAACCTGCGCGGTTGGTTGACCGATATAAACAGTGCGCAATTTGATATGGAAAACGACCTGTTCGGCTTTACAATTAATTACAATCAAAGGGGGGGGAATTTAAATAACAAAGTACTTTATAACGGCAACATTAACAGCGTATCCAGCAGAACCAAAACCGACAATGTTTTAAGGGGGTATTCGTACTATTACGACGATCTAAACCGCCTGGTACAGGCTAAAAACCTGCATTATGAAAACGGTGGTTGGAACATAGGAATCAACGAAGACGATTCGTATGGCGAAGCGTTAAGCTACGACAAAAACGGGAACATTTTAACGGTAAGCCGCAGTGGTGAGCTGGTAAGCGGACAACCGGTAGAGATCGACGATTTAACCTATACCTACACCGCCAACCAGCTGCAAACGGTAACCGATGCCACCAACAACACGGCAGGTTTTAAAGACGGCAACAAGACCGGAGCCGACTATACCTATGATACGTTTGGCAATTTAAAAACCGACAAAAACAAGGGGATTACCAACATTGTTTACAATCATTTAAACCTGCCGGTGGAAATTACCTTTGCCACGGGCAAAATAAACTATACCTACGATGCTGTGGGAACAAAGGTTAAAAAAGTGGTAACCCCGACAGGCGGTGCGTCACAGACCACCGATTACCTGTTTGGTTTTGAATACGAAAACGGTGTATTGAGTACCTTTCCGCACGCCGAGGGATATGTTAAAAACAACGCAGGGCAGTATATTTATCACTATATTTACAAAGACCATTTAGGCAACAACCGATTAGTTTACGCAGATTTAGACGGTAACGGAACCATAAACCCAGCCACAGAAATTGTAGAAGAAAGCAATTACTACCCTTTTGGATTAAAACACGAGGGCTATAACGAATTGCAGGGTAACGGCTACAAGTATAAGCTGTTAAACCGCGAATACGAAGACAGTTTTGCCTTTAACGTAACCGAAACCGACTACCGCCAGTATGATGCCACTTTAGGGCGTTTTAACGTAATGGATGTGTTAAGTGAAATGGCACCTGACTTTACACCGTACCGTTACGGGTTTAATAATCCTGTGTTCTTTAGTGATGCTTCGGGGCTTTTTGAGAGTTACGGTGCCGCACAAAGTTGGATAGATACTTGGGGATTATCAAATGCAAGTATATCTTATAACCAATATAAAAATGTTTATGAAATTGAAAATGACGGAGTATCTTTTTATCAACGTGGAGAGGATATCATCAGCAGTATGTATTCAATGGAATCAGGAATTACCATAGATATTAATAAAGGTGATGCTAGTGGTTCTTCTCGAAGTTCTGGTAATGGAGACCGTGGTAATTGGTATAATTTATTTTATAATGAAGGAGTCTATAACTTTTTATACAATAATCCAGCTGTTACTGGTTATGATTCAGGAGATTATGGAGCCTACATACCAGATGCGTCAAGTTTTAGCATTGGTGGCAGTGTAAGTGGCTTTATTTTCTCGGCAAACTTTAGTGTGGGGATTGCCGTAACAAATACTGATGCAGCATTGGTGTTAGCCGGCGATTTTGGTTTTGGTTTAAATCCCGAAATGCCGGGTGCCGCCCTTGGTGTCGGGTTTGGAGCACATGACTTGTATGAGGATGCCACAGACGTTTTGAAAGAGTTGGGTGGAGAAGATATAGGCTGGTATGCCAATGCGGCATTTTGGGGTGTTTCACATAGTCAAACAGCTACTAATAACTGGATTCCAAATAACGAGGGTGGTGTTCAATCTACCATAATTACCATCGGTCCTGGTCTTGGTGCAGGCACTACCCGTTCGCATGCAGCATCTTTTAAATTTAGTAACGGTATAAATAATATTAAAAACTTGTATAACTCATGGAATTTTTAA
- a CDS encoding phage integrase SAM-like domain-containing protein — protein sequence MKKCRPLGKIILKFTGENNLEFLVPTPLRIENELWDADKERPKNIYLKSCKKLNAKLDRLRIALTTYLKQLESKNTVCTPEILGRCVKKYCSEPNGYSEGSLLYYMQLYIESRLHLITKATYKRYMVFFRLMQRFEGHRMKQLMLDSVNAGFVRDFILFGEKEQYSKSTIYRTVNFVRTILNYLEKRGIRTFAYELELPKQRTIKKSFVTLNEAELAAIRNTEISEELKPARDWLVISCYTGQRVSDFLRFTDQMMETIEAKMYLSFVQQKTGKQILLPLHPVVSDVLKNNSGCFPEKIPVQKFNEQIKQVARLAGINKPVTVRKRLGFRTMLLTIPKWKAVSSHIGRRSFATNFYGRIPTTLLMEATGHGTEEMFLRYIGTADTGRATELGNCFEAVYGNGYI from the coding sequence TTGAAAAAATGCCGTCCACTTGGCAAAATTATCCTAAAATTTACCGGAGAAAACAATCTGGAATTTTTGGTTCCTACTCCTTTACGTATTGAAAATGAGCTGTGGGATGCAGATAAAGAGCGTCCGAAAAACATTTACCTGAAAAGTTGTAAAAAGCTCAATGCCAAGCTGGACAGACTCCGCATCGCACTTACTACCTACCTGAAACAGCTTGAATCTAAAAATACCGTATGTACGCCGGAAATTCTTGGCAGATGTGTTAAAAAGTACTGTTCAGAACCAAACGGTTACTCAGAGGGAAGCCTGTTGTATTATATGCAGCTATACATTGAATCCCGCCTGCACCTGATTACCAAAGCCACCTATAAACGGTATATGGTCTTTTTCAGATTGATGCAACGCTTCGAAGGACATCGGATGAAACAATTGATGCTGGATTCGGTCAACGCAGGTTTTGTCAGGGATTTTATCTTGTTCGGCGAAAAGGAACAGTACAGTAAAAGTACCATTTACCGCACGGTCAATTTTGTCCGCACCATACTGAATTATCTGGAAAAGAGAGGCATCCGCACCTTTGCATACGAACTGGAACTGCCGAAGCAGCGAACAATAAAGAAAAGTTTTGTTACACTTAACGAAGCGGAACTTGCTGCAATCAGAAATACCGAGATTTCCGAAGAATTAAAGCCTGCGAGGGATTGGCTGGTGATCAGCTGCTATACCGGACAGCGGGTATCCGACTTTTTGCGGTTTACCGACCAAATGATGGAAACCATAGAAGCTAAAATGTACCTTTCGTTCGTACAGCAGAAAACGGGAAAGCAAATACTCTTACCGCTGCATCCCGTTGTTTCAGATGTGTTGAAAAACAATAGCGGTTGTTTTCCCGAAAAAATTCCGGTTCAGAAATTCAATGAGCAGATAAAGCAAGTCGCACGTCTTGCCGGGATCAATAAACCCGTTACCGTCCGTAAACGCCTTGGGTTTCGCACGATGCTTCTTACCATTCCCAAATGGAAAGCGGTATCCAGCCATATTGGACGCAGGAGCTTTGCCACCAACTTTTACGGCAGGATTCCCACTACTTTGCTGATGGAAGCAACAGGACACGGCACCGAAGAAATGTTTCTGCGGTATATCGGTACCGCAGATACCGGCAGGGCAACCGAACTTGGAAACTGTTTTGAGGCAGTTTATGGAAATGGATACATTTGA
- a CDS encoding conjugal transfer protein TraO, translating to MIKYILAVMLALLDIAAVQAQRMVPGQKGLEVSAGLLSKKVTDDYYVNLTLTINGKAGNYWLYGAEYTHQLTDYRDVRIPLETYTGAFGYSFLILSDARKTFTLNAGVTATGGYETINRSEALLYDGSRILDKDHFVYGAGGRLSFETYLSDRLVLVLQGRTKALWGTDLKQFRPSAGIGLRFNF from the coding sequence ATGATAAAATACATTTTAGCCGTGATGCTTGCCTTGCTAGACATTGCGGCAGTACAGGCACAACGAATGGTACCCGGGCAAAAAGGACTGGAAGTAAGTGCGGGGTTACTGTCAAAAAAAGTAACCGACGATTACTATGTGAACCTGACGCTGACTATCAACGGTAAAGCCGGAAACTATTGGCTATACGGGGCGGAATATACCCACCAACTGACGGATTACAGGGATGTACGCATACCGCTTGAAACCTATACGGGAGCATTCGGTTACAGCTTTCTCATACTGAGTGATGCAAGAAAAACCTTCACTTTAAATGCAGGTGTTACCGCTACCGGCGGATATGAAACCATCAACCGCAGTGAAGCACTTCTTTATGACGGTTCCAGAATACTCGATAAGGATCATTTCGTCTATGGAGCCGGAGGACGCCTGTCTTTTGAAACCTACCTGTCCGACCGTTTGGTGCTGGTTCTGCAAGGGCGTACCAAAGCGTTATGGGGAACGGATTTAAAACAGTTCCGTCCATCAGCCGGTATAGGATTACGATTTAATTTTTAA